The Haloterrigena turkmenica DSM 5511 genome includes the window CCATGGCACTGTTACCCTTTAGCCGAATGGAAGATCGCGGGTTCGACCTCGAGGGCCGACTCGACGACCTCGAGGACGCCGATCTGAAACGCACGCTGTCGCCCGTCGACCGGGTCGCCGAGCGGGGCTATTTCGCCCCGCCCTCGGGGAGCGAGCTACCGGTTCTCGACTCGACCGAAGCGCTGGTCTTTGCCTCGAACAATTACCTGGGGCTGACCGACGATCAGCGCGTCGAGAACGCCGCCCGACAGGCCGCCGCGACCGTCGGCACGGGCGCCGGTGCGAGTCGGCTGGTGACCGGCGATACGATGGTCCACCGGGACCTCGAGCGCCAGCTCGCCGAGACGAAAGGCGCCGAGCGCGCGCTCGCCTTCTCCTCGGGGTACGCCGCCAACGTCGGGACGATCACGGCCCTCGAGCCGGACGTGATCTTCTCCGACGAGTACAACCACGCGAGCATCATCGACGGCTGTCGGCTCGCGGACGCCGAGACGGTCGTCTACGACCACTGCGACGCCGCGGACCTGCGATCGAAACTCGAGGAGCGGGCCGACCGCGACGGCGCGAGCGAGGAGTCATGGCTGCTCGTCACCGACTCCGTGTTCAGCATGGACGGCACCGTCGCGCCTCTCGAAGCAATCTGCAACGCCGCCGAGGCCCACGGCGCGTGGGTGATGGTCGACGAGGCCCACGCGACCGGGCTCTACGCCAACGGCGGCGGGGTCGTCCAGGCGGAGGGTCTCGCGGATCGCATCCACATCCAGTTGGGGACGCTCTCGAAGGCGCTGGCGAGTCAGGGCGGCTACGTCGCGGGCAGCGAGGACCTGATCGAGTGTCTCGTCAACGACGCCCGCTCGTTCGTCTTCTCGACCGGCCTCGCACCGCCGGCCGCCGCCGCCGCCAGCGAGGCGCTACACATCGCTCGCCATAGCGACGTCCGCGAACGACTCTGGGAGAACGTCGCCCATCTCCGGGACGGCCTCGAGTCGATGGGCCTGGAGGTACTGGGCGACTCGCAGATCCTCCCCGTCATCGTCGGCGATCGAACCGATGCGCTCGCGCTCGCGGAGGGCGTGCGAGAACGAGACGTCGTCGCGCCCGCGATCAGGCCCCCCACCGTCCCCGAGGGGACCAGCCGCATCCGTGTCGCTCCGATGGCGACCCACGACCGCGACGACATCGTCGCCTGCCTCGAGGCGTTTCGGGCGACCGGGGACGAACTCGGACTCCTATGACCGACCCCATCGCAGTCGTCGGCACCGGAACCGGAATCGGAAAGACCGTCGTCACCGCGGGGATCACCCGCTGGTTTCGCGAGCGAGGCGTCGACACCCGAGCGATCAAACCCGCCCAGACGGGGCATCCGCCGGACGACGACGCTGCGTTCGTCGCCGACGCCTGTGGGGACTCGGAGGCGGCGACCTGTCCCCGCTATCTCGAGCCCGCGCTGGCGCCGCGCGTGGCCGCCGAGGTGGACGATGCGGAACTCTCCTACGACGAAATTCGAACGGCCTGCGAGGACGCCGTCGCCGAGACGCGCGCGCCGATCGTCGAGGGGATCGGCGGCCTCCGCGTCCCGCTGGCCGGCGACCGCGAGGTGATCGACCTCGTCGCTGACCTCGAGGCGACGGCCGTCGTCGTCACCCGGTCGGGGCTGGGCACGCTGAACCACACCGCGCTCTCGATCGAGGCCTTAGAGCGCCGCGGCGTCGACATCGCGGGGATCGTCTGCAACGAGTACGCCGGTGCGACGGTCGCCGAGCGGACGAATCCCGCCGAACTCGAGCGCATGACCGGCTACAGTGTCGAGACGGTGCCGCCGCTCGACGGCGAGTCGCCGGCGGCGTTGGCCGCCGGTGTCAGTGACGCGCTCTCTACGTCGTTCCTCGAGGGACTCTCGAGTGCGGGCGACTGACTCTCGGCTTGGTTCGCTGACGCGGGTAGAACAGAACGGGACCCTCAGTCGGCCGACGGCGCCTGTCGGTCCTCTCCGACGACCGCCGGATCGCCGTCGACCCGGCTCCCGGCGCCGGCGTCGTGCAGGTCGACGAACTCGGCGACGATCTCCGACTTCCGGTGTTCGACCTCGAGGTGAACCCGGAGGCTCGTTCGATCGTCGTACGTCTCCGTACAGAGGGGACAGGGGCGTTGGCCAGTCATTCGGTCGGTCACCGAAAGTAACTGTCGTCGTTCTCCGAAGTAATAGTGACGGTCGTACTATGTATTGATATGTCGCCCTCGAGGATCGTTCCGAGAGCCGGAACGGCGGCGTTACATAAAGTCGCTGAGCCCCGACTGATCGTCGTCGGGTTCGGCGTCATCGGTGTCCGGCTCCGACTCGGCGGTCGTCGCGTCGTCGGTAGAGCCGGCCGCCGCGAGGGTCTCCTGACCGTCGTCGCCGCTCGAGTCCGTGGCGTCGGGCTCGTCGCCGTCGTTCGCGTTCTCCGCCCCGTCTCCGGCGTCGAAGAAGGCACTTCCGGAGTGTTCGACGGTCTCCTCGGTTCGCAGCTCTTCGGCTTCCTCGACGATGGACTCGACCTTGTTGGTGTCCTTCCCGCTGCCGGTGACGAACGAGACTTCCTTCTCGTCGAGTTCGTACACCGCGGCCATTCGGACCGTCAGATCGCGGTTCTTGCAGTGGTGGGTCATCGCTGAGAGGAACGGGAGGATCTCCCGCCGGGCGGTCGCGACGCTGGTGCCCTCACGTTCTGCGATGCGCTCCGCGATGGCGTCGCGGGTGTTCCGGGTGCCCTTGGTCCGGCCGAGTTTCGACCAGTAGCTCGGCGGCCCGTAGCGGGTCCAGCCGCCTTTGGGCTCGCGGCGGGAGGCGGCGACCCCGGCGGTCATGTTGTCGGTCGCGTAGCGCCAGTAGGAGTAGTCCTGGGTCGCCCGTACGCGGCCCAGCCAGCGGTCGGCGTTTGCGAGGAATTCGTAGGCGTCCGCGAGTTCGCCGCCCGCGTAGTCCTTGGGAACGTTGTCCTCGATCCAGTTCAGCATCTCGTCGGGGTTCTCATCGACATCGTACGACGCGCGAAGGGCGCCCTCGGCGTCTTCCTCCTTGATGAGCGCGTCGAGGAAGTCGAAGATCCCCTCCGTGGTGTCGCGCTGGCCGGTGACGACGTCTTCGACGGTCAGTCGCTCGGCCTCCTCGGCGACCGCCTGCAGGTCGTTGACCGCCGACCGCAGGTCGCCGCTGGTGTCCTCGGCGATCTTCTCCAAGGCCTCCTCCTCGAACTCGACGTCCTCGCGCCGGCAGATATCGCGCAACACGGGGACGATCGAGCGCTTCGAGACGTCGCGAAATTCGATGGTCTCGCAGCTGTTGCGCAGCGACTGACTCATGTCGTAGAACTCGTTGGCCACGAGGACGATCGGCTGGTTGGCGTCCTTGACGACCCGCGTGACCTCGGCCGAGCCGCCGTAGTCGGCGTTGCCGTGGAAGTTGTCCGCCTCGTCTAAGATCACCAGTCGCCGGCCGGCCTCACCGCCCGTGAGCGTGCCGCTCTTCGAGGCCTCGCCAGCGATGCGCTCGATGACGTCGGCCCCCCGGCTGTCGCTGGCGTTGAGCTCCATCACCGGCCACCCCATGTCGCCGGCCAGCGCGTGGGCCGCGGAGGTCTTCCCCACGCCCGGACTCCCGTGGACGATCACCGCGTCCCGGTGGCCGTCCCACGTCTCGGCCCACTCCTCGAGTTTGTCGCGGGCCTTGTTGTTTCCGCGTACCTCCGACAGCGTCGTCGGGCGGTACTTCTCCGTCCAATCCATTGAGGGAGCATTGGTTCGACCCGCGTTTAGTGGTTGCGGGTCTACCATCAATGCCGTTCGCCGAATCAGACCGCTTGGTTCGATTCTGAGACGACTCCGCCGAAGTGGGGCTCGTTCATACTGGGAAGTCACACAGGCGTGTCGGGCAGTGGCTCTACACGGCCGGCCG containing:
- a CDS encoding aminotransferase class I/II-fold pyridoxal phosphate-dependent enzyme, whose amino-acid sequence is MEDRGFDLEGRLDDLEDADLKRTLSPVDRVAERGYFAPPSGSELPVLDSTEALVFASNNYLGLTDDQRVENAARQAAATVGTGAGASRLVTGDTMVHRDLERQLAETKGAERALAFSSGYAANVGTITALEPDVIFSDEYNHASIIDGCRLADAETVVYDHCDAADLRSKLEERADRDGASEESWLLVTDSVFSMDGTVAPLEAICNAAEAHGAWVMVDEAHATGLYANGGGVVQAEGLADRIHIQLGTLSKALASQGGYVAGSEDLIECLVNDARSFVFSTGLAPPAAAAASEALHIARHSDVRERLWENVAHLRDGLESMGLEVLGDSQILPVIVGDRTDALALAEGVRERDVVAPAIRPPTVPEGTSRIRVAPMATHDRDDIVACLEAFRATGDELGLL
- a CDS encoding replication factor C large subunit, producing the protein MDWTEKYRPTTLSEVRGNNKARDKLEEWAETWDGHRDAVIVHGSPGVGKTSAAHALAGDMGWPVMELNASDSRGADVIERIAGEASKSGTLTGGEAGRRLVILDEADNFHGNADYGGSAEVTRVVKDANQPIVLVANEFYDMSQSLRNSCETIEFRDVSKRSIVPVLRDICRREDVEFEEEALEKIAEDTSGDLRSAVNDLQAVAEEAERLTVEDVVTGQRDTTEGIFDFLDALIKEEDAEGALRASYDVDENPDEMLNWIEDNVPKDYAGGELADAYEFLANADRWLGRVRATQDYSYWRYATDNMTAGVAASRREPKGGWTRYGPPSYWSKLGRTKGTRNTRDAIAERIAEREGTSVATARREILPFLSAMTHHCKNRDLTVRMAAVYELDEKEVSFVTGSGKDTNKVESIVEEAEELRTEETVEHSGSAFFDAGDGAENANDGDEPDATDSSGDDGQETLAAAGSTDDATTAESEPDTDDAEPDDDQSGLSDFM
- the bioD gene encoding dethiobiotin synthase; amino-acid sequence: MTDPIAVVGTGTGIGKTVVTAGITRWFRERGVDTRAIKPAQTGHPPDDDAAFVADACGDSEAATCPRYLEPALAPRVAAEVDDAELSYDEIRTACEDAVAETRAPIVEGIGGLRVPLAGDREVIDLVADLEATAVVVTRSGLGTLNHTALSIEALERRGVDIAGIVCNEYAGATVAERTNPAELERMTGYSVETVPPLDGESPAALAAGVSDALSTSFLEGLSSAGD